The DNA region agattttcaaattcatttcaaataagtcctagggcattttcagtaatttttacacagtccccaattttttagaattttcaaatcagtccccaattttttttagaactttcaaatcagtcctcaatttttttagaattttcaaatcagtccctgctcttttgaaatcgttcaattcagtcccctggacattttctaaaaatatccgaccctttcctacttggatcacccaccgacaatatatgtgccccatttaaatattttatttttgtaattatatgtgtaCAACGTGATAATGTcgaaaattagagtttatcgggcggtcaattaatggctatctcgacgactcgaaacccgtaaattaaagcattcggcaaatttctaattaacctaaaattctacatacgggataatcgggacgttaaatttggctaaattaaatcacttgactcttttaaatgaattgtacgaatcggttaataatctgtaatcgcgttgacagttcaagaactgttagtcactcctttttttaaattcacaatttcaaaagcatcgAGATACGTGctacgtaatcttgatttttcatacacacacatatttttcgatTCAAGGGGGATGACTATCAGTTTTTgtcctgccgtcactctagtataggtttgtgtttagaatgggttaaaacatggaaaaaaaacagattaatctcaaactcggcttaaatcaaacatgggcaatagtcaaatagagggttaggtttttgggttttaggtgaaaatacttttaatctgtaaaagccatattgtcgcgatgcagaataatctaaaaacaacccacactcgagacttgactatgaacatcacgtctgtcgggtccgttaaaataatgccgaatgctacataccctatccatcatttcttttgtttgttttaaggtagggtttgtatgccaagataccccagttaataattggttaactcacgtaaattcgataataacaaaaccccattgtttgattatttgtgcttacttgttacattttttgcactcgtttgttatgcgggtcgagcccgatcctttaggacacgattcacatggggtccaacgcccaatCATAGATTACGGGATCTACTCCCCTAAACACTGAGTGCGCATCTTATTTTCAGTTTCAgtttttcaaaccacacggtgagcacgagtgtaATAATGACCGAGCGCGAACCGATCGAGATTCAGatgttgtaatttttatttatttgagaggacaatgtgaggatttatattatacatttattcatgtaagaatcctggtcggagagtggacggtcggagtgtttcttcgaatttacggtgtcaaaacgcataagatgagctgaacttaattaagcggtaattaaattaaaatggcaagcctagacaagctagagtatcgaaagggcgtgtgggatataggcccacacgtaacagaacccccgaattcggaattttcggttccgtacagaccataggccttagcaattaggtgtaccccgtacccctagacccgggcaactcaccggccctcgaccttcgggtcgtaaacaggtagtggagacttcttctcacgtgcgtccatcgtgcgtccccgggaaggtggacactcccaagccgaaTAGTATAGgcacgcgcatgcgtgccctgacgagacgaaattcgggtgcgcacaattcTAATGAGGTTCGGTTAAAAAATGAGACCCAAGCGGCAATTGTGTTGCCATATGAGCCATCCAATGGTGCATACATTCCCCTCCCTGTAGGTTTAATGGACATTGACACTGCAATTCTAGTTAAGTAAAATTCGAATTGCGTGAACAAGACCAACCACATGTGGAGCACCATTGTTATCCGACGTAGGCAGTCCATGGACTGTTTTTTAATCCACCTCTAAAATGATATTCATGTAACTCAACTCCAAACATGTCTTAAATCGATAAGAACCCCATAATTCAGCCACCACAGTCGACGCGGTCCCTATATTGTGAGGGAAACCGCTCAACCATCTTCCATCACTATCCTGAAGTAGATAATGACAAAGAGGACATCGTTTATGAGTATACCTTCTCACCTATCAAATAAGAGGTTGTAGATTTGATTCTCATGAGAGAATTATGACACCCTGTATTAATTATCAAGAttaatacttttattttattgtattcgATTTGTGGacctctcttttatttttttgaaaatgaataataagCACTATGCATCTCTCCCTTTCTCCGTAAACCCTTGTCGCCTCCACCGCTCTAAAACAAACCTCCTATCTCCGTTGTCATCAACGCGTTTGGCTCTGATTGGGCGTGTCCCGCTCCGGATGGGCTCGTCCGGTGGTAGTCTCTTGCCCTTTGCTGTCGTCTTTCTCTTTGATGTTCTTTCTGCAACATGGTTTTCGGCCAGATCTTGGCGCCATTTCACTGCCGCCACCACCTCTCCACCACTACAGCCCCGCTTCACACTGCCCTCCCTCTCCTCCCTTATCTGTTGGTGCCATTTACCACCTCCCCTCCTTCACAGCCGCTTGCTACTGCCTCCCTCCACCGCCGTTGCTCTCCATCCGCATCGCTGTTGAAGCGCCTTCCCTTGGACCTACTTCTAACTTGAACTAGTCTTGAACAAATTGCCTTGACCTAGGTTAGGTTCAAGTAGATCCGTTTAGCTCCAGCTCCACCTTGTTCGAATAAAATATGATCTGATTAGATCTGATTTGATTGACCCAATTTCTTCTCAAGTCTTTAACTTCTCAAACGCGTAACATCGAATATCTGTGTTGAACGCTTACGCTGTCATCATTTTCACTTCACACGACAAAAACCTTGGCTTCCTCGAGCTACCATCGTTGACGTATTACTGACGTAGTCCAAAGAAAGTTTAATGTTCGGCTCGCTACTCCCTCCATTTCCGTATATTGTGTATAGTTAGCCTTGGATTGGATTGATTTGAGGTCGACCGGCTCGGAGTTAATTGTTTTTAGTTTCGTTTTGTTTGGTGTGCGATTTACTATGTGTTTGTTTTTAATAACGAATGACTCTACAGCCGATCCGCCGATTATCATGTATGCATCTTCAAGCAACTATTCCATTGTAACGAATGCTTTTTCAAGCATTCATATAAATGATTTTTCAGGTATCTCTCTAGATGTCTCTTTAGGCATTCAGCTCCATGTATATTAGACttgattttcaaaaaaaaaaaagaatttttatattcaaaataaaagaataataagCTCCCGAATATTATATACGTTCTTTTTCAAGAAATCTActccttataaaaaaaaaagacatttttttaaagaaaaagcaGTAGAGACCGAAGCGTGGCGTCCTATGATTGGGAGGACAGCATATGTCTtcaaaaagaaggaaagagaggagagagagatccCGGCCCGGATGGATCCCAACTTCCACTCCTGACGTACACGtgtcctcctctcagctacctCCATgaagatctctctctctctacatcCCCAAACAGTGCTGACTTGAATGCGGACGAGCGAGTTGTTGTGGCGCATGTTAGCACCGACCCCCTCATGCTTCCATCACAATTTTCCTCTCTCGCTCTCACTCCCACACTCACTGCTCCTCCTTCAGAATAAACGTTTTCCAattcctccctctctctctctctctctctctctctctctctctccccctcgaAAGCAGCTGACGGAACGGAAGGACAGCTACTCCCCGGCGCATGCTAGCCACCTGTCACCTCTGTCTCCCTCTGTCTCCCTCCTCTCCTCCATTGATTGACGCTCTCATTCACATTCACTGCTCTCCCCTTCCCCCCCTCGTCCGTTTCACACTGGCGTGATCTATACTGTAGGTACTCggatcctctctctctctctctctctccatatatatatatgtatgaatgCATATAAGTACGCGATCGCGCGTGTTACTGTGAAAAGTGAATCTGCGCGTCCGTGTGTAACCTTACGAACGCACGCGTCTCCGGGCCATCGGGTGAGACAATGTGTGAACCTCTAAGCTGCTGATCGAGGATTTGATTCGGTTCTCTCTGCATTGCGGGTTCTTCTCTGGCAATCTTGTAGAGAAATGGTGAGTCTTTCGGTCGTTCGTCATCCGCACGGCGTCATCTCATCTGCTCTGATTGATCTCTCTCCAGCCTCCGATGCAACTGATATGCTTTTCTGTGTAGCTAAGTCTTAATTATGCGATTTGATTTGTGAGATGCCATAGTTCTATTTTGGTAAAATCGAAGTAGTAGGACGTAAAAGTTCAAACTTTGGCCAGGGATGAATTGCTGTTACAGCATGAGCTGATCTCGGAGTGTGATTTagttgatttttgtttatCGTTCCAAGTTGTGTGTCGATAGATTGAAGGACGATGATGTTTTAGATCTGATAGGATAGGACCACTGTTTTTGAGGTACGGTCCGTACATGTTGTGAGAATGTTTTCTCTGATGGGTATATGCTCACGGTAATAATGCCTGTGCGATGTCATGGCTAATCTTCCAAGATGCTGATTCGTTAATTTCAtgtatccttttttttttaaaataatatatattatgtgaacTGATATCTGCATAACGTATCACTGCAGATTGGAGATATATTAGTAAGAATGCGAGGGCGTCATACTCATGGTGATGCCTTCTCGACATACAAGAGGACAGCGCTTAGGGAATACGTGGATTCTTACAGGGATGAAACCGCTGGTAATGAAGCCAGAGATCCTAAATATTTATGTTATGTCAGTCTTAAATTTACCAATATTGGCTTTTAGCTGGATCTCACCAAAATTGTATGTACTGCATGATGTCAGATTGGCAGCCTCTTTTAGCTGGATCTAATTAGAAATGTTGTATTGCAATTATGTCACATTGGCAGCCTGAAACAAATACCTTTCCGCCATATACTTGATCCGAAATGGACCCAATTATAGACTCTGcaatatttagaaaattctgaGACAAAAGGGAAAGAAGGTATAGTGCTACTTCGTATTAAATTTCAAGGTCGAAATAGTACTGGgactttcttttctattttaaatttctttcccCTCCTTTTCTCTCCATTATTTATAATGACCTTTCAGGACTAGGATAATCCATTTACCTTAATAGGAATAGATTTGTATTAGACGTTTGATTAGGTACTATATTCACGGTCATTTCATTTGCAATTGATATTAGAGCTATGGTTGGCATCGTCACTTTTAGTGATGATGGTAACTTTATACCCTCTACACTCTTGATTAGTCATTAATATGAAAACCAATCTAGCTGAAACATGGGAGAACAGATCTCATGAGCagttattttctattttgacTCTAAATGCATAGGAAGGGTACCTTTGATTGACACCATTCTTACTGCATCTCAGATCACTTTGTGAATGGAACTAGCAAAGATATCGGGAATCCTTCATGGAGGCGATCCTTCCCCCATGTGCTTGTGGCTGCTCTTTCTTCATTCCTGTTCGGTTATCACCTAGGGTGCATACCAGACTTCTGCTACTGATACCtcttaaaatttgaatatctataaaatatctTCTGATTAGTCATCTTTATCATATAAATGCAGGATTGTTAATGAGACATTAGAAAGCATTTCTTTGGACCTTGGTTTTAATGGAAATGTAATGGCTGAAGGTACGGAAAATgcaattttttatcttttacttCTCGTATGATTACATATTATAACGTGctctattttttcttctttttcttttttaatcaatGAAGGTTTAGTCGTAAGTACTTGCTTGGGTGGTGCATTCGTTGGATCACTACTAAGCGGTTGGATTGCAGATGGGGTTGGCCGTCGCAGGGCGTTTCAGCTATGTGCTTTGCCTATGATAATTGGTGCTGTAATGAGGTAAATTTAATAGTGGTAGAGTTACCATTCTATTAGCTGGGGCTGGTTTTGGTACTACAGTTGAGACTGACTTCAACTGTCATGACAATGAAGTTACTACTTCCACTTTGTTGAAACTCATTCTGGGGGTGAAAGAATAAAATTGCTATTGTTTTTGCATCATGTCAATAATCTTACCAGGTCCAAAGAGAGGAGGCTTCATCagtaaatataaatttgcAAGACTTTCTTGCTATCAGAGAATATTTTATGTCTAGATGCCGAATACATATTAACATGGACTAATGGATTGGAGAATGGTGTAATTTTTAGTGAACTCCTGTAGTTCATCATTGAAATACTGTGTCTTTTGAGCAGATAATTCTTGTTTCCTATGGTCCAATGTCCATTCTGTTTTCATCTTGTTACTTGTGTGTATAATCCTATTAGCCATCAATCTTTTCCTGATATAAGCTGGGTTCATCCTGAATCTTTGGATCCTGGCTAAATGGATATAATTGAGCTGAGGCATTCACCGTTTTTTCTATGTTGTAGTTTCATTAATGATTGGACGTTGTACCGATAtggtttgatttttttttttttttgggagttGTTCCCATAGAAGGCTTTATCCTGGAATATGTGACTCATAAATATTGTCTGACAGTGGCACAACGAATGACTTATGGGGTATGCTTCTTGGAAGATTGTTTGTCGGAACTGGGATGGGACTTGGGCCTGCTGTTGCTGCTCTCTATGTAGCAGAGGTATGGTATATCAACTATGTCATTTTTAGATTATGCCATGAGTTAAAAATGTTAGTTGtttgcaaaaaagaaaaagaaaaagataaatatacGATGTAAAGATAAATACGTTCTCAGCAAATCTAATTTGACTTTGACAGGAAGTCTTGAATGCAGGTTTCACCGACATCTGTAAGGGGTACGTTTGGAAGCCTCACTCAGCTTTCAACTTGTGTTGGAATATTGGCATCTCTACTAATTGGAATCCCAGCTAAGGACATTGCAAATTGGTATGTAGTTTGTTGTGAGCCTCTTTCAGTCTAGACTTACCCTTAATAGCTATATTCTTTTGCGGTGATATTCTCGAGAATTGTAGATCTGTAGTTTCAGACAGGAGTGATGCTCTTTGAGAAAGAAATAATACTTCCTATCATTCTGGTGATGTGCTTAGGTGGCGGGTTTGCTTTTGCATATCTGCGTTTCCTGCTGCAGCATTAGCTATTTTGATGGAATTCTGTGCAGAGAGTCCTCATTGGCTTTTCAaggttattattttttttggggcaTATTTTAAAGcactaaataaatttattccGTCAGTTTTACGTTCTATCAGCTTCCTTTTCTATGTGAAGGTCTTTTGATCAGTTGGAACTTTTGGACTTGATTTTAGTTTCTCAACTTTACTCAGAGAGATGGCAAAGAAATTCCTGATTATTCGTAGCTGGTGAAATTCAATGCCCAAAGAAGGAATTATCTCTGGATTTTACTATTATCAGCTATGTTATACAATAGATTAAAACATTATCATGAGGATAATTTAGCAATCAAAATTAGCAATTAATGAATGCAGTCAGTAAAAGTACCTTTTGTTCTGCAAAAAGGCTTTCTGCTGGTAAAATGAGGAAAATCTGAGAAATTCAAGAAGCATTGGGTATGTTGGAGCATCACAGTCTACCGTTCAATTGTCTGATGACTTGCTGCCCTTCTAATTGCAGGAAGTGTAAAAGAGTTACTTTCTTTGCGGATACTTGGTTGTTTATACTTATCATGTCATTTACTTCTGTTCTTTTTCTGCTGATATTGCTTTTCAGTAGATCCTCAACCCAGTTTAACATGTAGTTGAACCTCTAAAACTTATGTAGTTAGATGTTATAAGTTCTACTGGAATCTTTTCAGAGGGGAAGAGCTGCTGAAGCTGAAATCATGTTAGAGAAACTTTTCGGAGGATTGTATGTTAAGTCTGCTATAGCAGAATTGTCCAAGGGTGACAGAGGAGATGGAGCAGATACTGTAAAATTAAGCGAGCTACTCTATGGTCGCTATTTTAAAAGTACGCAATCTTAATTTTTCTTCCCTTGTTCCACATGCTATCTTATTTCTAGACTAAGGAGTGTTTACATCTTGCAGTGGTTTTCATTGGATCTATCCTTTTTGCTTTACAACAGCTTTCGGGGATAAATGCTATATTCTACTTCTCTTCGTCCGTCTTCAAAACTGTTGGTGTACCGTCTGAGCTTGCCAACATTTTTGTCGGGCTGGCAAATTTATCAGGTCCAAGAGACTACATGTCCATACTTCTCAGTTTTGCAATATACTTCTCTGGGTTGACTACAGCAGTCCTGCTTTGTTACCTATTTTCAGGGTCAATCTTTGCTATGATATTGATGGATAAGCTGGGAAGAAGGGTTCTACTTCTTTGGAGTTTTATGGGTGTAGTGAGTTTCAAGTATCCCTTGCAAGATCATTAATTAAGTGGCAGTTAACATGATAATTAGTTTATCTCATACGATAACACAAGATCAGTATTCAGAGCGGCTTCCAGGGTTGCAAATCTGGGTAGAAAGTCAATCCTGTTAGCACCAGCAAGATACCTATTGCCTGTTTCATTGGTAAGGTGGACAGGCTTCTCTGTCCACTTACTATGATTAATGCAGTTTCATCATAAGATGAGCACTTCATAAGACATTGCTCTTACAGGTTACGACAATACTATAGTAGCAATCCTAACTCTTTTTGGAGAAATATGGGCTTTAACTAGACTCATAGAAGAATATGGGTTTAATCACATTCATGCAATGACACTTATCATCAAAATGTCACTTTGGCTctcaaaagggaaaaaataaaagaatttcatgCTTTATGGTGTTTCATCTGAGTTTGCTTCATTATCTTTTTGTTTAGGCATTCTCGATGAGTGTTCAAGCAATTGCAGCAAGTTCCCTTGTATCAGGTTCTGCAGCACTTTATATGTCAGTTGGTAGCATACTCCTGTGAGTATTCCCTCTCAGAACTCAAGctgaaaagggaaaagaaactTTGTCCTGACTAAGGCAATGTTCTTAATATATGCTCTGTCACAAAATGTTTGCATGCAAAAAGTCTAAAGTGTGTGATTATGCGCTTCCCTTTCACTATGGGActgaaaaagaacaaaattgTGTGCACTGTTTCATCCATATTCAAATTTAAGTGGTTGTTATAAGGACAGCATAGTAGCTGCTTATTAGATCAGGAACTGACTAAATACCATCAAATCACAGTAGGGAAGCAGatgaaatggagaaaatttgcAAATGCAAAAATGCCCATTGGGAAATGGTTAATTGATTAATACATGCAGGGTTGTCTTGGCATTTGCTCTTGGTGCTGGTCCAGTTCCTGGGCTTCTCCTATCAGAAATATTTCCAAACAGAATCAGGGCTAAGGCGATGGCGATTTGCATGGCTGTGCATTGGGTATAATCTTTTTTCATGTCATAAGCTGCTACATTTCACGCTTTATGGAGCTTCATTAATTATCTTGCATGTTTTCTTGGTGTTGACTAAGTGTGAAAGCAAGATATTAGTGGAGATTTGATGTAATATGTGATGCTTGCATTTCAAAGAGTAAGCATAGAGATTTTTGTAGTCTCATAACTGGGAACTAACTTGGTTTCTTGAAGCATGTGCTGCTTATGAAATTCAGCTGGGCAAGATAACTTTTAAATATCGATAAGTGCGAAAAATAATCATCCTGTTTATGTTACTGTTTTCTTTTGCGAATTGCATTTTATATCACTACTCCCTCTATTTCATCGGAAATGCTGAGAGAAATCAATTGCATCCTTGTCAggtgataaatttttttgttggcCTATTGTTTCTGCACTTGCTGGAGAAAATGGGGCCTGTACTTCTGTACAGTATTTTTGCTGGTTTCTGCATAGTAGCAGTAGCATTTGTCAAGAAGAATGTGTTGGAAACTAAAGGGAAGTCGCTCCAAGAAATCGAGATCGCCCTTCTTCCTCAAGAATAGTGGTTGGTGCCTTTTGCTCCCCTTTAGTTGAACGAAGGATGCTCCATTTTAGATTGCGATTCAGGTCTGTATTAGATTTGATCTAGTAGTTTCTCAGTTCGATTATCTTGTTCTTCTCTATGCAGGTTGAGGAATTGGATAAGTGAGCGAAAACTCCACCGGCTCTTCACATTATATTTGTAATTCTATGTCAAGCAGGATCAACCTTGTGAGATATGAGGTATATGGACAACTCCACCAGAGTTTTTTGGCCGGTTCTCTTACTCGGGAGGTTTATCTCTCTTACTTGGAGGTTTAACTGCATTCGCGGAGGGTTTTACCTCTTAAATATCTCTTACTCGGGAGGTTTATCTCTCTTATTTGGAGGTTTATCTGCATTCGCGGAGGGTTTTACCTCTTAAATAGGGAGTCTGACTTTTTTGTCAGAGGGTAACTAATGTATGTAATGGAGGTGTGTATTTATTTTCAGATAATATGCTCACCATCCGAATTCTGTAATACTTGATTGTCACGGTATCCTAATGAACTTTTTGCACAAACCTGCTGTTCATAGCTGAATGGAGCCTATAAGGGTACGAATTGAGATTCCAAAATAAACGCTTATCCACCAGGG from Punica granatum isolate Tunisia-2019 chromosome 3, ASM765513v2, whole genome shotgun sequence includes:
- the LOC116200795 gene encoding probable plastidic glucose transporter 3 isoform X1, which gives rise to MIGDILVRMRGRHTHGDAFSTYKRTALREYVDSYRDETADHFVNGTSKDIGNPSWRRSFPHVLVAALSSFLFGYHLGIVNETLESISLDLGFNGNVMAEGLVVSTCLGGAFVGSLLSGWIADGVGRRRAFQLCALPMIIGAVMSGTTNDLWGMLLGRLFVGTGMGLGPAVAALYVAEVSPTSVRGTFGSLTQLSTCVGILASLLIGIPAKDIANWWRVCFCISAFPAAALAILMEFCAESPHWLFKRGRAAEAEIMLEKLFGGLYVKSAIAELSKGDRGDGADTVKLSELLYGRYFKMVFIGSILFALQQLSGINAIFYFSSSVFKTVGVPSELANIFVGLANLSGSIFAMILMDKLGRRVLLLWSFMGVAFSMSVQAIAASSLVSGSAALYMSVGSILLVVLAFALGAGPVPGLLLSEIFPNRIRAKAMAICMAVHWVINFFVGLLFLHLLEKMGPVLLYSIFAGFCIVAVAFVKKNVLETKGKSLQEIEIALLPQE
- the LOC116200795 gene encoding probable plastidic glucose transporter 3 isoform X2 → MRGRHTHGDAFSTYKRTALREYVDSYRDETADHFVNGTSKDIGNPSWRRSFPHVLVAALSSFLFGYHLGIVNETLESISLDLGFNGNVMAEGLVVSTCLGGAFVGSLLSGWIADGVGRRRAFQLCALPMIIGAVMSGTTNDLWGMLLGRLFVGTGMGLGPAVAALYVAEVSPTSVRGTFGSLTQLSTCVGILASLLIGIPAKDIANWWRVCFCISAFPAAALAILMEFCAESPHWLFKRGRAAEAEIMLEKLFGGLYVKSAIAELSKGDRGDGADTVKLSELLYGRYFKMVFIGSILFALQQLSGINAIFYFSSSVFKTVGVPSELANIFVGLANLSGSIFAMILMDKLGRRVLLLWSFMGVAFSMSVQAIAASSLVSGSAALYMSVGSILLVVLAFALGAGPVPGLLLSEIFPNRIRAKAMAICMAVHWVINFFVGLLFLHLLEKMGPVLLYSIFAGFCIVAVAFVKKNVLETKGKSLQEIEIALLPQE